A region of Liolophura sinensis isolate JHLJ2023 chromosome 8, CUHK_Ljap_v2, whole genome shotgun sequence DNA encodes the following proteins:
- the LOC135473906 gene encoding uncharacterized protein LOC135473906 — protein sequence MAIKGASVVHMVALCICITAFVMNFVCVFIPNWMHGLVVGRDVYFGVWQFCEVQLGIGNRYACKSLLNISVGVLFSSDWIQAVQAMMAMGVITSLVGVILHLLYITKATCKTRPVAICGCAANLATGVFSLIGISIYAAEMKQGHNFYGYQWYSPAFYFEWVAILFYVIGVILDIICLRKRESPA from the exons ATGGCAATAAAAGGAGCATCAGTGGTGCATATGGTCGCTTTATGCATCTGCATAACAGCGTTCGTGATGAACTTCGTGTGTGTTTTTATTCCTAACTGGATGCACGGATTAGTTGTGGGTCGTGATGTCTACTTTGGGGTGTGGCAATTTTGCGAAGTACAACTGGGCATAGGCAACAGATACGCCTGCAAGTCTTTGTTGAATATATCTGTGG GGGTGCTCTTCAGTTCAGACTGGATCCAAGCTGTACAAGCCATGATGGCGATGGGGGTGATCACGTCTCTGGTAGGCGTCATTCTGCATTTGCTGTACATCACCAAGGCCACCTGCAAAACCAGACCGGTGGCTATCTGCGGGTGTGCGGCAAACCTAGCCACAG gtgTTTTTAGCCTGATTGGGATTAGTATCTATGCTGCGGAAATGAAACAGGGTCACAACTTTTACGGATACCAATGGTACTCACCTGCGTTTTACTTCGAGTGGGTAGCCATCTTATTTTATGTGATTGGAGTCATTTTGGATATCATATGCCTAAGAAAGAGAGAGAGTCCTGCCTAG